A window of the Brassica napus cultivar Da-Ae chromosome A2, Da-Ae, whole genome shotgun sequence genome harbors these coding sequences:
- the LOC106379570 gene encoding protein C2-DOMAIN ABA-RELATED 3, protein MSLMDNLLGILRVRVKRGVNLAVRDVSSSDPYVVLKLGRQKLKTKVVKKNINPQWEEDLTFTVTDPNLPLNLVVYDHDFFSKDDKMGDAEIDLKPYIEALRMELSGLPDGTIISTIHPNRSNCLAEESYIRWSNDRIVQSFCLRLRNVERGEVELELQWIDLPGSKGL, encoded by the exons ATGTCGCTGATGGATAATCTGTTAGGTATCCTCCGCGTTCGCGTCAAACGCGGCGTCAACCTCGCCGTCCGTGACGTTTCCAGCAGCGATCCTTACGTCGTCCTCAAGCTTGGCCGTCAG AAACTCAAAACCAAAGTGGTGAAGAAAAACATAAACCCACAATGGGAAGAAGACTTGACCTTCACGGTTACCGACCCGAATCTCCCGCTCAATCTG GTTGTATACGACCATGACTTCTTTAGCAAGGATGATAAAATGGGAGATGCCGAGATAGATTTGAAACCCTACATTGAAGCTCTACGTATGGAGCTATCTGGCTTACCAGACGGAACCATAATATCGACGATCCATCCGAACCGCAGCAACTGTTTAGCCGAGGAAAGCTACATACGGTGGAGCAATGATCGAATCGTTCAGAGCTTTTGTCTCCGTCTCCGTAACGTTGAGCGTGGTGAAGTGGAACTCGAGCTTCAGTGGATTGATCTCCCTGGTTCTAAAGGCTTGTAA
- the LOC106381354 gene encoding auxin efflux carrier component 1-like, protein MITATDFYHVMTAMVPLYVAMILAYGSVKWWKIFTPTQCSGINRFVALFAVPLLSFHFIAANNPYAMNLRFLAADSLQKVIVLSILFLWCKLSPNGSLDWTITLFSLTTLPNTLVMGIPLLKGMYGDFSGDLMVQIVVLQCIIWYTLMLFLFEYRGAKLLISEQFPDTAGSIVSIHVDSDIMSLDGRQPLETEAEIKEDGKLHVTVRRSNASRSDIYSRRSQGLSATPRPSNLTNAEIYSLQSSRNPTPRGSSFNHTDFYSMMAAGGGRNSNFGPGEAVFGSKGPTPRPSNYEEDGGAKPAAGAGRFPYQSGGSGGGGAHYPAPNPGMFSPQSGGGGAAAKGNGAVVGGKRGNGQDGNGRDLHMFVWSSSASPVSDVFGGGGNHHSDYAAATNEQHKDVKISVPQGNSNDSQYVEREEFSFGNKDDDSKVLATDNNISNKAQQQQPKVMPPTSVMTRLILIMVWRKLIRNPNSYSSLFGITWSLISFKWNIEMPAIIAKSISILSDAGLGMAMFSLGLFMALNPRIIACGNRRAAFAAGMRFLAGPAVMTVASYAVGLRGVLLRVAIIQAALPQGIVPFVFAKEYNVHPDILSTAVIFGMLIALPITLLYYILLGL, encoded by the exons ATGATAACGGCGACGGACTTCTACCACGTCATGACGGCGATGGTTCCGTTATACGTAGCCATGATCCTCGCTTACGGCTCCGTCAAATGGTGGAAGATCTTCACACCGACCCAATGCTCCGGCATCAACCGTTTCGTGGCTCTCTTCGCCGTCCCTCTCCTCTCTTTCCACTTCATCGCCGCCAACAACCCTTACGCCATGAACCTCCGTTTCCTCGCCGCCGACTCTCTCCAGAAAGTCATCGTCCTCTCTATCCTCTTCCTCTGGTGCAAACTCAGCCCCAACGGCTCCTTGGACTGGACCATCACCCTCTTCTCCCTCACCACTCTCCCCAACACCCTCGTCATGGGCATACCTCTCCTCAAAGGCATGTACGGCGACTTCTCCGGCGACCTCATGGTGCAGATCGTGGTTCTCCAGTGTATCATATGGTACACGCTCATGCTCTTTCTCTTCGAGTACCGCGGCGCGAAGCTTCTGATCTCCGAGCAGTTTCCCGACACTGCTGGCTCTATTGTCTCGATCCATGTTGATTCCGACATTATGTCGTTGGACGGTCGGCAGCCGCTTGAGACAGAAGCTGAGATTAAAGAAGATGGGAAGCTTCACGTCACTGTCCGTCGTTCTAACGCCTCGAGGTCTGATATTTACTCGAGAAGGTCTCAGGGCTTGTCGGCGACTCCTCGGCCTTCGAATCTCACCAACGCGGAGATTTATTCGCTTCAGAGTTCGAGAAACCCAACGCCACGTGGCTCGAGTTTTAACCATACTGATTTTTACTCGATGATGGCTGCTGGTGGTGGCCGGAACTCGAACTTCGGTCCCGGAGAAGCTGTTTTTGGTTCCAAAGGACCTACGCCGCGGCCGTCTAACTACGAGGAAGACGGCGGAGCTAAACCGGCGGCGGGAGCTGGGAGGTTTCCTTACCAGTCGGGAGGAAGCGGTGGTGGTGGAGCGCATTATCCGGCGCCGAATCCAGGGATGTTCTCGCCGCAGAGCGGCGGCGGAGGTGCGGCGGCGAAGGGAAACGGTGCGGTGGTTGGTGGGAAGAGAGGGAATGGGCAAGATGGGAATGGAAGAGACCTTCATATGTTTGTGTGGAGCTCAAGCGCTTCGCCGGTCTCAGATGTGTTCGGCGGAGGAGGAAACCACCACTCCGATTACGCCGCCGCTACGAATGAGCAACACAAGGACGTTAAGATCTCTGTACCCCAGGGGAATAGTAACG ATAGCCAATATGTAGAGAGGGAAGAGTTCAGTTTTGGTAATAAAGATGATGATAGCAAAGTCTTGGCCACAGACAACAACATAAGCAACAAGGCGCAGCAGCAGCAGCCAAAGGTTATGCCACCAACAAGTGTGATGACAAGACTCATACTCATTATGGTCTGGAGAAAACTCATCCGTAATCCAAACTCTTACTCCAGTTTATTCGGCATCACTTGGTCCCTCATCTCTTTCAA GTGGAACATTGAAATGCCAGCTATTATAGCAAAGTCTATCTCCATACTCTCAGATGCAGGTCTAGGCATGGCTATGTTCAGTCTTG GGTTGTTCATGGCGTTGAACCCAAGAATAATAGCGTGTGGAAACAGAAGAGCTGCTTTTGCGGCGGGTATGAGATTTCTCGCCGGACCTGCCGTCATGACTGTCGCTTCCTACGCCGTTGGCCTCCGAGGCGTTCTCCTCCGCGTTGCCATCATTCAg GCAGCTTTGCCTCAAGGAATTGTACCCTTTGTGTTCGCGAAGGAGTATAATGTGCATCCTGACATTCTTAGCACTGC TGTGATATTCGGAATGCTGATTGCATTGCCCATAACCCTTCTCTACTACATTCTCTTGGGGCTATGA